GTACATGAAGGAAGAGCTCAAGTCAAGGAGTCAAATATTGACATGCTCACTACTGAGTATAAACTCTTCAGGATGAAGGATGATGAGTCTATTCACGACATGCATACTCGCTTCACTTACATCATCAATGAGCTCCACTCTCTAGGAGAGATCATTCCAAGGAACAAATTGGTCAAGAAAATACTCAGTGTATTACCTGGCTCTTGGGAGAGTAAAGTCAATGCTATCACGGAGGCAAAAGATCTACTAAAGTTGACTATTGACGAACTCATTGGAAATCTAAAGACCtacgaaatgaagaaaaagaaggaccgTGAAAGAAGAGAACCCACAAAGGAGAATAACCTGGTTCTCAAGGCTGACAATAATGACTCAAGTGGTGATGATGCTGACATGGCCTACTTGACAAGGAGGTTTCAAAAAATGGTTCGTAGAAATTGAGGTATTCCGATAAAGGGAAGCTCTAGTAGATCAAAAGGCTATGATTATTGTCACAACTGCGAGAAGCCAAGTCATTTCATCAAAGATTGTCATCTCCACAAGCAAGACCAGTACAAGCACAACACAGAAAAGACAGtcaagaggaacccggttcctgaaaagaaattcaagagaaaagatgtcactgacaatgttgtgaaacaagctcttgctgcatggggagattCCTCGAGTGGATATAAGCAGGATAATGAACAAGGCGACACCTACATGATGTCCATTGAAAGcgaagcagctgaatatgacttCATCTTTGCCCTAATGGCAACATCTTACgaggatgaagatgatgatgacgatgaggtaaactttctagatgttcaaagaaatttgaagtctTGCTCTCAAAAGAAGCTTGTATCCTTTGCAA
The DNA window shown above is from Nicotiana tomentosiformis chromosome 8, ASM39032v3, whole genome shotgun sequence and carries:
- the LOC138898101 gene encoding uncharacterized protein; its protein translation is MAEDSELWDVVCDGPFVPMKITGEIVVAVSKTRKEYNDTDRKAIEQNFRAKKIIVCGIGPDEYNRISACQSAKEIWEALQTVHEGRAQVKESNIDMLTTEYKLFRMKDDESIHDMHTRFTYIINELHSLGEIIPRNKLVKKILSVLPGSWESKVNAITEAKDLLKLTIDELIGNLKTYEMKKKKDRERREPTKENNLVLKADNNDSSGDDADMAYLTRRFQKMPSHFIKDCHLHKQDQYKHNTEKTVKRNPVPEKKFKRKDVTDNVVKQALAAWGDSSSGYKQDNEQGDTYMMSIESEAAEYDFIFALMATSYEDEDDDDDEVNFLDVQRNLKSCSQKKLVSFANVLIDTYHNLINDKNIVTVELGEVDHERDDLLVVVVDLKETIEYLKSEKDALTEKTEKVEHERDNLLVVVVHLKEKIEELKRENSSGNASKGKEVASEAHLKLEHELKMGAVKGSRQR